From Yersinia hibernica, a single genomic window includes:
- a CDS encoding GntR family transcriptional regulator: MRLYQEVGSQLREAIVSGQYNLGDRLPPERDIAENFSVSRSVVREALIMLELEKLVEVRKGSGVYVVNVPDRPENGESTVATDSGYGPFELLQARQLLESEVAAFAAMQATKADIIKMRQAIEQEKTALDAGAVDESADELFHCLLAQSTQNSVLANMVAEAWQARKTSAMWQGAHSHTLDFSYRWQWMEDHQKILQAVLRRDSKAAKQAMWQHLENVKIKLLEISDADHPDFDGYLFESAPYQLEE, encoded by the coding sequence ATGCGGTTATATCAGGAAGTCGGCAGTCAACTGCGCGAAGCCATTGTCAGTGGGCAATATAATTTGGGTGACCGTTTACCACCTGAACGTGATATTGCCGAAAATTTCAGCGTTAGCCGCAGTGTGGTACGTGAAGCACTGATCATGCTGGAGTTGGAAAAATTAGTGGAAGTGCGTAAAGGTTCTGGCGTCTATGTGGTTAATGTCCCCGATAGGCCAGAAAATGGGGAGTCCACTGTGGCGACTGACAGCGGCTATGGCCCATTTGAACTGCTGCAAGCCCGCCAATTATTGGAAAGCGAAGTTGCTGCTTTTGCTGCGATGCAAGCCACTAAGGCGGACATCATCAAAATGCGCCAGGCCATCGAGCAGGAAAAAACGGCATTAGATGCAGGTGCGGTGGATGAAAGTGCGGATGAACTATTTCACTGTTTATTGGCTCAATCGACACAAAACAGTGTACTGGCGAATATGGTGGCCGAGGCGTGGCAGGCCAGAAAAACTAGCGCTATGTGGCAAGGGGCACACAGCCATACCCTTGATTTTAGTTACCGTTGGCAATGGATGGAAGACCATCAAAAAATCCTGCAAGCGGTGTTGCGCCGAGATAGTAAGGCCGCCAAGCAAGCTATGTGGCAGCATCTAGAAAATGTAAAAATAAAATTGCTCGAGATTTCTGATGCAGACCATCCTGATTTTGATGGTTATTTGTTTGAGTCTGCGCCGTATCAACTCGAAGAGTAA
- a CDS encoding type 1 fimbrial protein, with the protein MSNYRVLIVLAIMFSWTISFAASSAQSTLSVTGTITFSGAIVDSPCDTSIADQTITTRCYRNGETLTQRQTLSRNMPLASRLPSNLASSRLEWLNPQRNLGILTVTYL; encoded by the coding sequence ATGAGCAACTATCGGGTACTAATTGTCTTAGCCATAATGTTTTCATGGACAATATCTTTTGCTGCAAGTAGTGCGCAATCTACCCTGTCTGTAACCGGAACAATTACATTTTCCGGAGCTATTGTAGACAGCCCATGTGATACCTCAATTGCGGACCAAACGATTACCACACGCTGTTACCGCAATGGTGAAACACTCACTCAACGACAAACCCTCTCACGTAATATGCCGCTGGCTTCTCGGTTACCCAGCAATTTAGCGTCTTCACGCCTGGAATGGCTGAATCCGCAGCGTAATTTAGGAATATTAACTGTCACTTACCTCTAA
- the mtr gene encoding tryptophan permease, which yields MSMGLTQPLSRPSVLGGAMIIAGTAVGAGMFSIPIVTAGVWFTGSVILLIYTWACMLISGLMILEANLNYPSGASFHTMVQDLLGKVWSSINGVSITFVLYILTYAYISAGGSIITHTLQNTVGIGQTGAGFIFAVLVAFIVWLSTRAVDRLSTILIGGMVITFVMSVGNMFSHVDSAVLFNQADTDAHYLPYALAALPYLLTSFGYHGNVPGLVKYYHKDGKAVVRSLLYGTLIALVIYILWQYAIQGNIARDAFKQVIADGGNIGSLLKQMDTVSASHATSQLLNAFSYMALASSFLGVSLGLFDYIADFFKFTDDRAGRTKSALVTFVPPTIGALLFPNGFIYAIGFAGLAATIWAVIVPALMARASRKRFPQANYRAPGGQFMIGFIILFGLINAVAHIAALFGLLPVYA from the coding sequence ATGTCAATGGGCTTAACCCAACCTTTATCACGGCCTTCCGTCCTCGGCGGTGCCATGATTATCGCCGGCACCGCAGTGGGTGCAGGGATGTTCTCAATCCCAATCGTGACGGCGGGGGTGTGGTTCACGGGCTCAGTCATACTGCTTATCTACACCTGGGCTTGCATGCTGATTTCCGGCTTAATGATTCTGGAAGCCAACCTGAACTACCCTAGCGGCGCCAGTTTCCACACCATGGTGCAAGATCTGCTGGGCAAGGTATGGAGCTCAATTAACGGGGTCTCTATCACTTTTGTTCTCTATATTCTGACCTATGCTTATATCTCCGCCGGCGGCTCAATCATTACCCATACTTTGCAAAATACCGTGGGAATTGGCCAAACTGGGGCGGGTTTCATCTTTGCCGTCTTAGTAGCATTCATTGTGTGGTTATCCACCCGCGCAGTAGACCGCTTAAGTACAATATTAATTGGCGGTATGGTTATCACATTTGTTATGTCTGTCGGCAATATGTTTAGCCATGTAGACAGCGCGGTGCTGTTCAATCAGGCCGATACCGATGCCCATTATTTACCTTATGCATTAGCCGCGTTGCCCTACCTGCTCACGTCCTTTGGCTACCACGGTAATGTGCCGGGCCTGGTGAAGTATTATCATAAAGATGGCAAAGCGGTGGTGCGCAGCTTGCTGTATGGCACACTGATAGCCTTGGTCATTTATATCCTGTGGCAGTATGCCATTCAGGGCAATATTGCGCGGGATGCATTCAAACAGGTTATTGCTGATGGCGGCAATATTGGTAGTTTGCTGAAACAGATGGATACCGTCTCTGCCAGCCACGCCACCAGCCAGCTACTCAATGCCTTCTCTTATATGGCATTGGCCAGCTCATTTCTCGGCGTGTCCCTTGGGCTGTTCGATTACATTGCCGATTTCTTTAAATTCACTGATGACCGCGCCGGGCGCACCAAATCAGCATTAGTGACCTTTGTCCCGCCGACAATCGGGGCGCTGTTGTTCCCGAATGGTTTTATCTATGCCATTGGTTTTGCTGGTTTAGCTGCGACAATTTGGGCGGTAATTGTCCCCGCATTGATGGCGCGTGCGAGCCGTAAACGCTTCCCGCAAGCGAATTATCGGGCACCCGGTGGGCAGTTTATGATTGGCTTTATTATCCTGTTTGGCCTGATCAATGCAGTGGCCCATATCGCGGCGCTATTTGGCCTGTTACCGGTATATGCATAA
- the uxuA gene encoding mannonate dehydratase, which translates to MEQTWRWYGPNDPVSLDDIRQAGATGVVTALHHIPNGQVWPVSEIKQRQAELAAKGLVWSVVESVPIHEEIKTHSGNYQQHIENYQQTLRNIAECGIDTVCYNFMPILDWTRTDLEYQLPDGSKALRFDQIAFAAFELHILKRPGAEKDYTTEELAQAANYFDAMSEADIAKLTGNIIAGLPGAEEGYTLDQFRARLAEYDGIDKAQLRENMAYFLRAIIPVAEQVGLRMAVHPDDPPRPILGLPRIVSTIEDMQWLKETVDSIYNGFTMCTGSYGVRADNDLVKMIETFGDRIHFTHLRSTCREGNPKTFHEGGHLQGDVDMYSVVKAILTEEQRRQAAGDLRPIPMRPDHGHQMLDDLHKKTNPGYSAIGRLKGLAEVRGVELALKRAFFPELK; encoded by the coding sequence ATGGAACAAACATGGCGTTGGTATGGCCCAAATGATCCGGTGTCGCTAGATGATATCCGCCAAGCGGGTGCAACCGGAGTAGTGACTGCATTGCATCATATCCCAAATGGTCAAGTTTGGCCGGTGAGTGAAATCAAACAGCGCCAAGCTGAATTGGCAGCAAAAGGGTTGGTGTGGTCGGTGGTGGAAAGCGTACCGATTCATGAAGAAATCAAAACTCACAGTGGTAACTATCAGCAACATATTGAAAATTATCAGCAAACGCTGCGTAATATTGCCGAATGTGGCATTGATACCGTGTGTTATAACTTCATGCCGATATTGGACTGGACACGTACAGATCTGGAATATCAATTGCCAGATGGTTCCAAAGCACTGCGTTTTGACCAAATCGCTTTTGCCGCTTTTGAGTTGCATATCCTCAAACGCCCGGGGGCTGAGAAGGATTATACGACTGAAGAGTTGGCGCAGGCGGCGAACTATTTCGATGCAATGTCTGAGGCGGATATCGCCAAGCTGACGGGTAATATTATTGCCGGTTTGCCGGGGGCCGAAGAGGGCTATACACTGGATCAATTCCGCGCGCGTTTAGCTGAGTATGATGGTATCGATAAAGCGCAACTGCGTGAAAATATGGCATATTTTCTGCGCGCCATCATCCCAGTTGCAGAGCAGGTTGGCTTGCGAATGGCAGTGCATCCAGATGATCCACCGCGTCCAATTCTTGGCTTACCGCGTATTGTTTCCACGATTGAAGATATGCAGTGGCTGAAAGAGACTGTTGATAGCATTTATAACGGTTTTACTATGTGCACCGGCTCTTATGGCGTACGAGCGGATAATGACCTGGTGAAGATGATCGAAACCTTTGGTGATCGCATTCACTTTACACATTTACGGTCGACTTGCCGCGAAGGCAACCCAAAAACCTTCCATGAAGGCGGGCATTTGCAGGGTGATGTCGACATGTACTCGGTAGTTAAAGCCATTTTAACGGAAGAGCAGCGTCGTCAGGCGGCGGGTGATTTGCGTCCGATTCCGATGCGTCCTGATCATGGTCACCAAATGCTGGATGATTTGCATAAGAAAACCAATCCGGGCTATTCCGCTATTGGTCGCCTGAAAGGGTTGGCAGAAGTTCGTGGTGTTGAATTGGCGCTGAAGCGAGCATTCTTCCCAGAACTGAAGTAA
- a CDS encoding YkgJ family cysteine cluster protein, whose translation MDCRSDCGACCIAPSISSPIPGMPFGKPANTRCLHLDNNMRCAIFHSPSRPAVCAKLQALPEMCHHTREEALVYLIQLEVDTAP comes from the coding sequence ATGGACTGTCGCTCAGATTGCGGTGCCTGCTGTATTGCTCCCTCGATTTCCAGCCCGATCCCCGGAATGCCATTCGGTAAGCCCGCCAATACCCGCTGTTTGCATCTGGATAACAATATGCGCTGCGCTATTTTCCATTCCCCCTCTCGCCCGGCGGTCTGTGCCAAGCTGCAAGCATTGCCGGAGATGTGTCATCACACGCGCGAAGAAGCGCTGGTGTATTTGATTCAGTTGGAAGTGGATACTGCGCCTTAA
- a CDS encoding mannitol dehydrogenase family protein has protein sequence MNTIANSRLPDTVQQPTYDRTALKSRIVHLGFGAFHRAHQALLTDRVLNKQGGDWGICEVSLFGADVLIQNLRQQDHLFTVLEKGAQSNQAIVVGSVNESVHARLDGIMQVLEKLAEPQVAIVSLTITEKGYCIEPGTGQLDRQNEFVLADLAIPEAPTSAPGVLVEALRLRRLRGLPPFTVLSCDNIPENGHVVKNAVLGLATARDPELANWIEKNVTFPNTMVDRIVPAATPETLQEITDTLGVADPCGIACEPFIQWVVEDKFVAGRPDWQVAGVQLVDDVLPFEEMKLRMLNGSHSYLSYLGYLAGYQHINDCMADNNYRVSARRLMMDEQAPTLRVTGIDLNAYADQLIERYSNPSLKHRTWQIAMDGSQKLPQRMLDSVRWHLQNGGPYRCLALGIAGWMRYVGGVDDNGQPIDIRDPMVDSFKQCVESSEDGSARVQSLLSLKSLFGESLPQHTEFVQAVTEAYLSLQQFGAKESVKRLAQQD, from the coding sequence ATGAATACTATTGCCAATAGCCGCCTTCCCGACACCGTACAGCAGCCGACTTATGATAGAACCGCACTGAAAAGCCGCATTGTTCACCTCGGTTTTGGTGCATTTCACCGCGCGCACCAAGCTCTACTCACTGATCGGGTGTTAAATAAGCAAGGAGGAGACTGGGGTATTTGCGAAGTCAGCTTGTTTGGTGCTGATGTTTTGATCCAAAATTTACGCCAGCAAGACCATCTCTTCACGGTGTTGGAAAAAGGTGCGCAAAGTAATCAAGCCATTGTGGTTGGGTCGGTCAACGAGTCTGTTCACGCCCGCTTAGATGGCATCATGCAAGTGCTAGAGAAATTGGCCGAACCGCAAGTGGCAATCGTGTCGCTGACCATTACAGAGAAAGGTTACTGCATCGAACCGGGCACTGGGCAATTAGATCGGCAAAATGAGTTTGTACTCGCCGATCTGGCTATCCCTGAGGCCCCAACTTCTGCTCCCGGCGTTCTGGTCGAAGCCCTACGCTTGCGCCGCCTGCGCGGGCTGCCACCTTTTACTGTCCTTTCATGCGATAACATTCCGGAAAACGGCCATGTAGTAAAAAATGCCGTACTCGGCTTAGCAACAGCTCGCGACCCAGAGTTGGCAAACTGGATAGAAAAAAATGTCACTTTCCCTAATACCATGGTCGATCGCATCGTGCCCGCGGCAACACCAGAAACATTGCAGGAAATCACCGATACACTGGGGGTTGCCGACCCTTGCGGTATTGCCTGTGAGCCTTTCATTCAATGGGTTGTCGAAGATAAGTTTGTAGCTGGCCGCCCTGACTGGCAAGTCGCTGGAGTGCAGTTAGTCGATGACGTATTGCCATTTGAAGAGATGAAATTGCGCATGTTAAATGGCAGCCATTCCTATCTCTCTTACTTAGGTTATCTGGCGGGTTATCAGCATATTAATGACTGTATGGCCGACAATAATTATCGAGTGTCGGCTCGTCGTCTAATGATGGATGAACAAGCGCCAACACTGCGTGTTACCGGTATTGATCTGAATGCTTATGCTGACCAGCTGATTGAGCGTTACAGCAATCCATCGTTAAAACACCGCACCTGGCAAATCGCGATGGACGGCAGCCAAAAATTACCACAGCGGATGCTTGATTCAGTGCGTTGGCATTTACAAAACGGTGGGCCATATCGCTGCCTGGCACTGGGTATCGCCGGTTGGATGCGTTATGTCGGTGGCGTGGATGACAACGGGCAACCCATTGATATCCGTGATCCAATGGTTGATAGCTTTAAACAATGTGTCGAAAGTAGTGAGGACGGCTCTGCCAGAGTTCAGAGCCTGCTGTCGCTGAAATCATTGTTTGGTGAATCCTTACCGCAACACACTGAATTTGTTCAGGCGGTGACAGAAGCTTACCTCAGCCTGCAACAGTTTGGTGCGAAAGAAAGTGTGAAACGCCTGGCACAGCAAGATTAA
- the yeiP gene encoding elongation factor P-like protein YeiP has product MARANEIKRGMAVNLNGKLLLVKDIDVQSPSARGASTLYKMRFSDVRTGLKVEERFKGDEILDTITLTRRSVNFSYIDGDEYVFMDDEDFTPYNFKKEQIEEELLFIPEGGMPGMQVLTMDGQLLALELPQTVDMEIVETAPSIKGASASARNKPAVMSTGLSIQVPEYISPGEKIRIHIAERRYMGRAE; this is encoded by the coding sequence ATGGCAAGAGCTAACGAAATAAAACGGGGTATGGCGGTCAACCTCAACGGCAAATTACTGCTGGTGAAAGATATTGACGTGCAAAGTCCCAGTGCTCGAGGCGCAAGCACGCTGTATAAAATGCGTTTTTCTGATGTGCGTACTGGGTTAAAAGTTGAAGAGCGTTTTAAAGGCGATGAGATCCTCGACACCATCACCCTAACCCGCCGTAGTGTGAATTTCTCTTACATTGACGGTGACGAATACGTCTTTATGGATGATGAAGATTTCACCCCATACAACTTCAAGAAAGAGCAGATCGAAGAAGAGCTGCTGTTTATTCCTGAAGGGGGCATGCCGGGGATGCAAGTTCTCACCATGGACGGCCAATTGCTGGCTCTCGAATTGCCGCAAACTGTTGATATGGAAATTGTTGAGACTGCGCCAAGCATCAAAGGCGCATCGGCCAGCGCACGTAACAAACCGGCAGTAATGAGTACCGGCTTATCAATTCAGGTGCCTGAATATATCAGCCCGGGCGAGAAAATCCGTATTCATATTGCAGAGCGCCGCTATATGGGCCGCGCTGAATAA